The Vibrio kanaloae genome has a window encoding:
- a CDS encoding IS30-like element ISVa6 family transposase yields MRYTHLTENERYMISALRKQGISTAKIAKQLGRHKATIYREIERNSRYNRHFKRYSYQAWRAQQMARNRLRRSRRNKRYSEIDFRLPEALLRLDWSPDQIVGYLRVRGYPTMSHELIYQHVWNDKTLGGTLWKHLRQSTKKRRKRYNSKDSRGRLAAKRHITERPANAEHRKEPGHWEIDTVVGRGTKHCIVTLVDRMTGYTFIGQMDDRTSESLNVRMSKIMTRSDLPFKTITADNGTEFHGYAQLEKHHNCLFYFANPYHSWERGTNENTNGLIRQYLPKRTSMSHVTQKLCNEIAHKLNTRPRKRLGYRTPTEYIHAHL; encoded by the coding sequence ATGAGATACACGCACCTCACTGAGAACGAAAGGTATATGATTTCTGCACTCAGAAAGCAAGGAATTAGTACCGCTAAAATAGCTAAACAACTGGGGCGTCACAAAGCCACTATCTATCGAGAAATTGAACGCAACTCCCGATACAACAGACACTTTAAAAGGTACTCCTATCAGGCATGGAGAGCCCAACAAATGGCTCGCAACCGGCTGCGCCGGTCGCGCAGAAATAAGCGCTACAGCGAAATCGACTTCAGGTTACCTGAAGCCTTGCTACGACTGGATTGGAGTCCTGACCAAATCGTCGGATATCTGAGGGTAAGAGGCTATCCAACAATGAGCCACGAGCTCATTTATCAGCATGTTTGGAACGACAAAACTCTCGGTGGAACACTATGGAAACACCTACGCCAATCCACCAAGAAAAGGCGTAAAAGGTATAACTCAAAAGACAGCCGTGGACGGCTAGCTGCAAAGCGTCATATTACCGAAAGACCAGCAAATGCAGAGCATAGAAAAGAGCCTGGTCATTGGGAAATTGATACCGTCGTTGGCCGCGGAACCAAGCACTGTATCGTGACTTTAGTCGACAGAATGACAGGCTACACTTTTATTGGGCAAATGGACGATAGAACAAGCGAGTCGCTCAACGTAAGAATGAGCAAAATAATGACCCGCTCTGACTTACCTTTTAAGACGATAACTGCTGATAACGGCACTGAATTTCATGGTTACGCACAACTAGAGAAACATCATAACTGTCTGTTTTACTTTGCAAATCCATACCACTCATGGGAACGAGGTACAAATGAAAACACCAACGGCTTGATACGACAATACTTACCAAAACGAACTTCTATGTCACACGTGACACAGAAGCTCTGCAATGAAATTGCACACAAATTAAATACGCGCCCACGCAAAAGGCTTGGGTATAGGACACCAACGGAGTATATTCATGCGCATCTGTAG